The proteins below are encoded in one region of Ricinus communis isolate WT05 ecotype wild-type chromosome 6, ASM1957865v1, whole genome shotgun sequence:
- the LOC8259297 gene encoding cycloartenol-C-24-methyltransferase isoform X2, with protein sequence MISTNKQVHWMEMKYRRQKNNAVLGVIYEKYHVYYGGAEEERKANYTDMVNKYYDLVTSFYEFGWGESFHFAHRFKGESLRESIKRHEHFLALQLGLKPGQKVLDVGCGIGGPLREISRFSLTSVTGLNNNEYQITRGKVLNRIAGVDKTCDFVKADFMKMPFPANSFDAVYAIEATCHAPDAYGCYSEIYRVLKPGQFFAAYEWCMTDSFDPNNQEHQKIKAEIEIGDGLPDIRLTGQCIEALKKAGFDVIWSGDLTASSPVPWYLPLDKNQYSLTGFRLTAIGRFFTRNMIKALEFAGLAPKGSQRVQDFLEKAAEGLVEGGRKEIFTPMFFFLAQKPHSENQ encoded by the exons ATGATATCTACTAACAAGCAAGTGCATTGGATGGAAATGAAGTACAGAAGGCAAAAGAATAATGCTGTTTTAGGTGTAAT ATATGAGAAGTATCATGTCTATTATGGAGGTgcagaagaagagagaaaagcCAACTACACTGACATG GTCAATAAATACTATGATCTTGTTACTAGCTTTTATGAGTTCGGCTGGGGAGAGTCTTTCCATTTTGCACACAG ATTTAAAGGGGAGTCTCTTCGAGAAAGCATCAAACGACATGAACACTTTCTGGCTTTACAGCTTGGCCTGAAACCTGGACAGAAG GTTTTGGATGTTGGATGTGGAATTGGTGGACCACTAAGAGAAatttctcgtttcag TTTGACATCAGTTACAGGGTTGAACAACAATGAATATCAGATCACAAGAGGAAAG GTACTAAATCGCATAGCAGGAGTGGACAAGACCTGTGATTTTGTAAAG GCCGACTTCATGAAAATGCCATTTCCTGCCAATAGTTTTGATGCAGTGTATGCAATTGAAGCTACTTGCCATGCACCAGATGCA TACGGATGCTACAGTGAGATTTACAGAGTATTGAAGCCTGGGCAATTTTTTGCCGCATATGAGTGGTGCATGACTGATTCCTTTGATCCCAATAACCAAGAACATCAGAAAATTAAG GCAGAGATCGAAATTGGCGATGGCCTTCCAGATATTAGGTTAACTGGGCAATGCATTGAAGCTCTCAAAAAAGCTGGTTTTGAT GTCATATGGTCAGGTGATCTTACAGCAAGCTCACCTGTCCCATGGTACTTGCCTCTGGACAAAAATCAATACTCTCTGACTGGTTTCCGGTTAACAGCTATTGGAAGATTTTTCACTAGAAACATG ATAAAGGCTCTAGAATTTGCAGGACTTGCTCCGAAGGGAAGTCAAAGGGTTCAAGATTTTCTTGAGAAGGCTGCGGAGGGATTAGTGGAAGGTGGAAG GAAGGAGATTTTCACACCAATGTTCTTCTTCCTGGCTCAGAAACCACATTCAGAGAACCAGTAA
- the LOC8259297 gene encoding cycloartenol-C-24-methyltransferase (The RefSeq protein has 1 substitution compared to this genomic sequence), whose product MSKAGALDLASGVGGKIDKNEVLSAVEKYEKYHVYYGGAEEERKANYTDMVNKYYDLVTSFYEFGWGESFHFAHRFKGESLRESIKRHEHFLALQLGLKPEQKVLDVGCGIGGPLREISRFSLTSVTGLNNNEYQITRGKVLNRIAGVDKTCDFVKADFMKMPFPANSFDAVYAIEATCHAPDAYGCYSEIYRVLKPGQFFAAYEWCMTDSFDPNNQEHQKIKAEIEIGDGLPDIRLTGQCIEALKKAGFDVIWSGDLTASSPVPWYLPLDKNQYSLTGFRLTAIGRFFTRNMIKALEFAGLAPKGSQRVQDFLEKAAEGLVEGGRKEIFTPMFFFLAQKPHSENQ is encoded by the exons ATGTCTAAAGCCGGCGCATTGGATCTCGCCTCCGGTGTTGGTGGTAAGATCGATAAAAACGAAGTTCTCTCCGCCGTCGAAAA ATATGAGAAGTATCATGTCTATTATGGAGGTgcagaagaagagagaaaagcCAACTACACTGACATG GTCAATAAATACTATGATCTTGTTACTAGCTTTTATGAGTTCGGCTGGGGAGAGTCTTTCCATTTTGCACACAG ATTTAAAGGGGAGTCTCTTCGAGAAAGCATCAAACGACATGAACACTTTCTGGCTTTACAGCTTGGCCTGAAACCTGGACAGAAG GTTTTGGATGTTGGATGTGGAATTGGTGGACCACTAAGAGAAatttctcgtttcag TTTGACATCAGTTACAGGGTTGAACAACAATGAATATCAGATCACAAGAGGAAAG GTACTAAATCGCATAGCAGGAGTGGACAAGACCTGTGATTTTGTAAAG GCCGACTTCATGAAAATGCCATTTCCTGCCAATAGTTTTGATGCAGTGTATGCAATTGAAGCTACTTGCCATGCACCAGATGCA TACGGATGCTACAGTGAGATTTACAGAGTATTGAAGCCTGGGCAATTTTTTGCCGCATATGAGTGGTGCATGACTGATTCCTTTGATCCCAATAACCAAGAACATCAGAAAATTAAG GCAGAGATCGAAATTGGCGATGGCCTTCCAGATATTAGGTTAACTGGGCAATGCATTGAAGCTCTCAAAAAAGCTGGTTTTGAT GTCATATGGTCAGGTGATCTTACAGCAAGCTCACCTGTCCCATGGTACTTGCCTCTGGACAAAAATCAATACTCTCTGACTGGTTTCCGGTTAACAGCTATTGGAAGATTTTTCACTAGAAACATG ATAAAGGCTCTAGAATTTGCAGGACTTGCTCCGAAGGGAAGTCAAAGGGTTCAAGATTTTCTTGAGAAGGCTGCGGAGGGATTAGTGGAAGGTGGAAG GAAGGAGATTTTCACACCAATGTTCTTCTTCCTGGCTCAGAAACCACATTCAGAGAACCAGTAA
- the LOC8259297 gene encoding cycloartenol-C-24-methyltransferase isoform X1, translating to MSKAGALDLASGVGGKIDKNEVLSAVEKYEKYHVYYGGAEEERKANYTDMVNKYYDLVTSFYEFGWGESFHFAHRFKGESLRESIKRHEHFLALQLGLKPGQKVLDVGCGIGGPLREISRFSLTSVTGLNNNEYQITRGKVLNRIAGVDKTCDFVKADFMKMPFPANSFDAVYAIEATCHAPDAYGCYSEIYRVLKPGQFFAAYEWCMTDSFDPNNQEHQKIKAEIEIGDGLPDIRLTGQCIEALKKAGFDVIWSGDLTASSPVPWYLPLDKNQYSLTGFRLTAIGRFFTRNMIKALEFAGLAPKGSQRVQDFLEKAAEGLVEGGRKEIFTPMFFFLAQKPHSENQ from the exons ATGTCTAAAGCCGGCGCATTGGATCTCGCCTCCGGTGTTGGTGGTAAGATCGATAAAAACGAAGTTCTCTCCGCCGTCGAAAA ATATGAGAAGTATCATGTCTATTATGGAGGTgcagaagaagagagaaaagcCAACTACACTGACATG GTCAATAAATACTATGATCTTGTTACTAGCTTTTATGAGTTCGGCTGGGGAGAGTCTTTCCATTTTGCACACAG ATTTAAAGGGGAGTCTCTTCGAGAAAGCATCAAACGACATGAACACTTTCTGGCTTTACAGCTTGGCCTGAAACCTGGACAGAAG GTTTTGGATGTTGGATGTGGAATTGGTGGACCACTAAGAGAAatttctcgtttcag TTTGACATCAGTTACAGGGTTGAACAACAATGAATATCAGATCACAAGAGGAAAG GTACTAAATCGCATAGCAGGAGTGGACAAGACCTGTGATTTTGTAAAG GCCGACTTCATGAAAATGCCATTTCCTGCCAATAGTTTTGATGCAGTGTATGCAATTGAAGCTACTTGCCATGCACCAGATGCA TACGGATGCTACAGTGAGATTTACAGAGTATTGAAGCCTGGGCAATTTTTTGCCGCATATGAGTGGTGCATGACTGATTCCTTTGATCCCAATAACCAAGAACATCAGAAAATTAAG GCAGAGATCGAAATTGGCGATGGCCTTCCAGATATTAGGTTAACTGGGCAATGCATTGAAGCTCTCAAAAAAGCTGGTTTTGAT GTCATATGGTCAGGTGATCTTACAGCAAGCTCACCTGTCCCATGGTACTTGCCTCTGGACAAAAATCAATACTCTCTGACTGGTTTCCGGTTAACAGCTATTGGAAGATTTTTCACTAGAAACATG ATAAAGGCTCTAGAATTTGCAGGACTTGCTCCGAAGGGAAGTCAAAGGGTTCAAGATTTTCTTGAGAAGGCTGCGGAGGGATTAGTGGAAGGTGGAAG GAAGGAGATTTTCACACCAATGTTCTTCTTCCTGGCTCAGAAACCACATTCAGAGAACCAGTAA